A window from Clupea harengus chromosome 14, Ch_v2.0.2, whole genome shotgun sequence encodes these proteins:
- the tmem54a gene encoding transmembrane protein 54a, giving the protein MVRSGVCCASLDDYKALMKMGLGLVLVGHVNFLLGALVHGAVLRHINVHVQARHMEYAISNVIALVSGLLAIIAGISAIVLSKNRKNKPLTWFLFAISIVAALLSTASTVGLSVSIVMAIMKGGKGLLTHCKFTDPISYFSITNECPFDPTRVYGTTIILWVPLILMLVVETVFCGRCFAATISFLRLSCPWRRRKKVINTRRVRIRSPRDLESSSDQRQSVAEPAEQHELLRFNTPIPGTI; this is encoded by the exons ATGGTTAGATCGG GTGTGTGCTGTGCCAGCCTGGACGATTACAAGGCCCTGATGAAGATGGGCTTGGGGCTGGTGCTGGTAGGCCATGTCAACTTCCTGTTGGGGGCGCTAGTGCACGGCGCCGTGCTCAGGCACATCAACGTACATGTTCAGGCTCGCCACATGGAGTACGCCATCTCCAACGTCATAGCCCTGGTGTCAGGCCTGCTG GCTATCATTGCTGGAATCTCAGCAATTGTCCTATccaaaaacaggaaaaacaagCCTTTG ACATGGTTCCTGTTTGCCATCAGCATAGTGGCAGCTCTTCTATCCACTGCCTCGACAGTGGGCCTGAGTGTGTCCATAGTCATGGCCATCATGAAAGGAGGCAAAGGCCTGCTGACCCACTGCAAATTCACAGACCCCATCAGCTACTTCAGCATCACCAACGAATGCCCGTTTGATCCCACAAGGGTCTAT GGCACAACCATCATTTTGTGGGTTCCGCTGATCCTGATGTTGGTAGTAGAGACGGTGTTCTGTGGGCGCTGCTTTGCCGCCACCATCTCCTTCCTGCGCTTGTCCTGTCCGTGGCGAAGAAGGAAGAAGGTCATCAATACCAGGAGG GTGCGTATAAGGAGCCCCAGGGACCTGGAGTCCAGCTCAGATCAGAGACAGTCAGTGGCAGAACCTGCTGAACAGCACGAGCTGCTCAGATTCAACACTCCCATCCCTGGAACAATCTGA